In one Nocardioides sp. NBC_00368 genomic region, the following are encoded:
- the carA gene encoding glutamine-hydrolyzing carbamoyl-phosphate synthase small subunit, which translates to MPLHAHKEALLVLEDGRSFRGESFGAEGETFGEAVFSTGMTGYQETLTDPSYHQQVVVMTAPHVGNTGVNDEDPESRRIWVAGYVVRDPARVPSNWRAQRTLDDDLRDQSVVGIAGIDTRALTRHLRERGAMRVGISTIETDPEALLKKVLASAEMSGANLSDAVSTQEAYVVPAQGEKRFTVAALDLGIKEMTPERMAERGIEVHVLPATATLEDVLATNPDGLFYSNGPGDPAATTGQVELLKAALAEDIPYFGICFGNQLFGRALGFGTYKLKYGHRGINQPVMDLTTRKVEVTAHNHGFAVDAPIGEETKTEYGIATVSHVNLNDDCVEGLELKDADTGKLKGFSVQYHPEAAAGPHDAAYLFDRFISLMAKEV; encoded by the coding sequence GTGCCGCTGCATGCCCACAAAGAAGCACTCCTCGTACTCGAGGATGGTCGATCGTTCCGGGGGGAGTCGTTCGGTGCCGAGGGTGAGACCTTCGGTGAGGCGGTCTTCTCCACCGGCATGACGGGCTATCAGGAGACGCTGACCGACCCGAGCTACCACCAGCAGGTGGTCGTCATGACCGCCCCGCACGTCGGCAACACCGGCGTGAACGACGAGGACCCCGAGTCCCGTCGGATCTGGGTGGCCGGATACGTCGTCCGCGACCCGGCCCGCGTCCCCTCCAACTGGCGCGCCCAGCGCACCCTCGACGACGACCTCCGCGACCAGTCCGTCGTGGGCATCGCGGGCATCGACACCCGCGCCCTGACCCGCCACCTGCGTGAGCGCGGCGCGATGCGTGTCGGAATCTCGACGATCGAGACCGACCCCGAGGCCCTGCTGAAGAAGGTGCTCGCCTCCGCCGAGATGAGCGGTGCGAACCTCTCCGACGCGGTCAGCACCCAGGAGGCGTACGTCGTCCCCGCGCAGGGCGAGAAGCGGTTCACCGTCGCGGCCCTCGACCTCGGCATCAAGGAGATGACCCCGGAGCGGATGGCCGAGCGCGGCATCGAGGTGCACGTGCTCCCGGCGACCGCGACCCTCGAGGACGTCCTCGCCACGAATCCCGACGGACTCTTCTACTCCAACGGCCCCGGCGACCCGGCCGCGACCACCGGCCAGGTCGAGCTGCTCAAGGCGGCGCTGGCCGAGGACATCCCCTACTTCGGCATCTGCTTCGGCAACCAGCTCTTCGGCCGCGCGCTCGGCTTCGGGACGTACAAGCTGAAGTACGGTCACCGCGGGATCAACCAGCCGGTCATGGACCTCACCACCCGCAAGGTCGAGGTGACCGCCCACAACCACGGCTTCGCCGTGGACGCGCCGATCGGCGAGGAGACGAAGACCGAGTACGGCATCGCGACCGTCTCCCACGTCAACCTCAACGACGACTGCGTCGAGGGCCTCGAGCTCAAGGACGCCGACACCGGGAAGCTCAAGGGCTTCTCCGTCCAGTACCACCCGGAGGCAGCGGCCGGCCCGCACGATGCCGCCTACCTCTTCGACCGGTTCATCTCTCTCATGGCGAAGGAGGTCTGA
- the carB gene encoding carbamoyl-phosphate synthase large subunit, which yields MPKREDIKSVLVIGSGPIVIGQACEFDYSGTQACRVLREEGIRVVLVNSNPATIMTDPEFADATYVEPITPEFVEKVIAKERPDALLATLGGQTALNCAVALDERGILEKYDVELIGATIDAIQRGENREEFKKIVAELGGESAKSVICHSIDDLLAGAEVLGYPLVIRPSFTMGGSGSGFAFNEADLRRLGGAGLAASPTTEVLLEESILGWKEYELEVMRDRKDNSVIVCSIENLDPMGVHTGDSITVAPAMTLTDREYQKLRDLAIGIIRAVGVDTGGCNIQYAVNPADGRIIVIEMNPRVSRSSALASKATGYPIAKIAAKVAIGYTLDEIENDITTGPNGSTAASFEPTLDYVVVKVPRFAFEKFPGADTTLTTHMKSVGEAMAIGRNFTEALQKALRSLEKPEAVFDWTQEVVELDKPALLEEIKTPTDGRLKRVMDAIRAGATPEEIFESTKIDPWFIDQLFLINEIAQEIIAAPELTADVLRYAKRHGFSDYQLGKMRGMTADVVRGVRHALNIRPVYKTVDTCAAEFEARTPYHYSSYDEETEVAPREKEAVIILGSGPNRIGQGIEFDYSCVHASLALSEAGYETVMVNCNPETVSTDYDTSDRLYFEPLTLEDVLEIVHAEQQAGPVVGVICQLGGQTPLGLAQALKDNGVPIVGTSPEAIHLAEERGAFGRVLHKAGLVAPKHGMATTFNEAREIAAEIGYPVLVRPSYVLGGRGMQIVYDDEALRSYIEAATEVTPDKPVMVDKFVDDAVEIDVDALYDGTDLFLGGVMEHIEEAGIHSGDSSCALPPITLGAAEVERIRTATLAIAEGVGVRGLLNIQYALGSDVLYVIEANPRASRTVPFVSKATATPLAKAAARVMLGESIAELRTAGVLPTTGDGGALPPNQPIAVKEAVMPFNRFRTPEGQQVDTVLGPEMKSTGEVMGLDSDFGRAFAKSQAGAFGPLPTSGRIFVSMANRDKRTMIFPIKVLADHGFEIFATEGTAEVLRRNGVATRQMRKHSEGVGPDGEKTTVQRILGGEVDLVINTPNGTSNAKSARMDGYEIRTAAVMANIACITTVQGLGAAVQGIEALRRGEIDVRSLQEWRDVVGHHDGGVSAR from the coding sequence ATGCCCAAGCGCGAAGACATCAAGTCCGTGCTCGTGATCGGCTCCGGCCCGATCGTCATCGGCCAGGCCTGCGAGTTCGACTATTCCGGCACCCAGGCCTGTCGCGTGCTGCGCGAGGAGGGGATCCGGGTCGTCCTGGTCAACTCCAACCCGGCCACGATCATGACCGATCCGGAGTTCGCCGACGCGACCTACGTCGAGCCGATCACCCCCGAGTTCGTCGAGAAGGTCATCGCCAAGGAGCGCCCCGACGCGCTGCTGGCGACCCTCGGCGGCCAGACCGCGCTCAACTGCGCGGTGGCGCTCGACGAGCGCGGCATCCTGGAGAAGTACGACGTCGAGCTGATCGGCGCGACCATCGACGCGATCCAGCGTGGTGAGAACCGCGAGGAGTTCAAGAAGATCGTCGCCGAGCTCGGCGGCGAGAGCGCCAAGTCGGTCATCTGCCACAGCATCGACGACCTGCTCGCCGGCGCCGAGGTGCTCGGCTACCCGCTGGTCATCCGGCCGAGCTTCACCATGGGTGGCTCCGGCTCGGGCTTCGCGTTCAACGAGGCCGACCTGCGGCGCCTGGGCGGCGCCGGCCTCGCCGCCAGCCCGACCACCGAGGTGCTCCTGGAGGAGTCGATCCTCGGCTGGAAGGAGTACGAGCTCGAGGTCATGCGTGACCGCAAGGACAACTCGGTCATCGTCTGCTCCATCGAGAACCTCGACCCCATGGGCGTGCACACCGGCGACTCGATCACCGTCGCGCCCGCGATGACGCTGACCGACCGTGAGTACCAGAAGCTCCGTGACCTCGCGATCGGCATCATCCGCGCCGTCGGCGTGGACACCGGCGGCTGCAACATCCAGTACGCCGTCAACCCGGCCGACGGCCGGATCATCGTCATCGAGATGAACCCCCGCGTCTCCCGCTCGAGCGCGCTGGCCTCGAAGGCGACCGGCTACCCGATCGCCAAGATCGCCGCCAAGGTCGCGATCGGCTACACCCTCGACGAGATCGAGAACGACATCACCACCGGGCCGAACGGCTCGACCGCCGCGTCCTTCGAGCCGACCCTCGACTACGTCGTGGTCAAGGTCCCGCGGTTCGCCTTCGAGAAGTTCCCGGGTGCCGACACCACGCTGACCACGCACATGAAGAGCGTGGGCGAGGCGATGGCGATCGGCCGCAACTTCACCGAGGCTCTCCAGAAGGCGCTGCGGTCCCTGGAGAAGCCCGAGGCGGTCTTCGACTGGACCCAGGAGGTCGTCGAGCTCGACAAGCCCGCGCTGCTCGAGGAGATCAAGACCCCGACCGACGGTCGTCTGAAGCGGGTCATGGACGCGATCCGCGCCGGCGCGACGCCGGAGGAGATCTTCGAGTCCACCAAGATCGACCCCTGGTTCATCGACCAGCTCTTCCTGATCAACGAGATCGCCCAGGAGATCATCGCGGCGCCCGAGCTGACCGCCGACGTGCTCCGCTACGCCAAGCGCCACGGCTTCTCCGACTACCAGCTCGGCAAGATGCGCGGCATGACCGCGGACGTCGTCCGCGGCGTCCGCCACGCGCTGAACATCCGCCCGGTCTACAAGACCGTCGACACCTGCGCGGCCGAGTTCGAGGCACGTACGCCCTACCACTACTCCTCCTACGACGAGGAGACCGAGGTGGCGCCCCGGGAGAAGGAGGCCGTGATCATCCTCGGCTCCGGTCCCAACCGGATCGGCCAGGGGATCGAGTTCGACTACTCCTGCGTGCACGCCTCCCTCGCGCTGAGCGAGGCCGGCTACGAGACCGTCATGGTCAACTGCAACCCGGAGACGGTGAGCACCGACTACGACACCTCCGACCGGCTCTACTTCGAGCCGCTCACCCTGGAGGACGTGCTCGAGATCGTCCACGCCGAGCAGCAGGCCGGCCCCGTCGTCGGCGTCATCTGCCAGCTCGGTGGCCAGACCCCGCTCGGTCTCGCGCAGGCGCTGAAGGACAACGGCGTACCGATCGTCGGCACCAGCCCCGAGGCGATCCACCTCGCCGAGGAGCGCGGCGCCTTCGGCCGGGTGCTCCACAAGGCCGGCCTGGTCGCGCCGAAGCACGGCATGGCCACCACCTTCAACGAGGCCCGCGAGATCGCTGCCGAGATCGGCTACCCGGTCCTGGTGCGTCCCTCCTACGTCCTCGGTGGCCGGGGCATGCAGATCGTCTACGACGACGAGGCGCTGCGCTCCTACATCGAGGCCGCGACCGAGGTCACCCCGGACAAGCCGGTGATGGTCGACAAGTTCGTCGACGACGCGGTCGAGATCGACGTCGACGCCCTCTACGACGGCACCGACCTGTTCCTGGGTGGCGTCATGGAGCACATCGAGGAGGCCGGGATCCACTCCGGCGACTCCTCCTGCGCGCTGCCGCCGATCACCCTCGGCGCGGCCGAGGTCGAGCGGATCCGCACCGCCACCCTGGCGATCGCCGAAGGTGTGGGCGTACGCGGCCTGCTCAACATCCAGTACGCACTCGGCTCCGACGTGCTCTACGTCATCGAGGCCAACCCGCGCGCCTCGCGCACCGTCCCGTTCGTCTCCAAGGCGACCGCGACGCCGCTGGCCAAGGCCGCGGCGCGGGTGATGCTCGGCGAGTCGATCGCGGAGCTGCGTACGGCCGGGGTGCTGCCGACGACCGGTGACGGGGGAGCGCTGCCTCCCAACCAGCCGATCGCGGTCAAGGAAGCGGTCATGCCGTTCAACCGGTTCCGCACGCCCGAGGGCCAGCAGGTCGACACCGTGCTCGGCCCGGAGATGAAGTCGACCGGCGAGGTGATGGGGCTCGACTCCGACTTCGGCCGCGCGTTCGCCAAGAGCCAGGCCGGCGCGTTCGGCCCGCTGCCGACGTCCGGACGGATCTTCGTCAGCATGGCCAACCGCGACAAGCGCACCATGATCTTCCCGATCAAGGTGCTCGCCGACCACGGCTTCGAGATCTTCGCGACCGAGGGCACCGCCGAGGTGCTGCGCCGCAACGGCGTCGCCACCCGGCAGATGCGCAAGCACTCCGAGGGTGTCGGTCCCGACGGCGAGAAGACCACCGTGCAGCGGATCCTCGGCGGCGAGGTCGACCTGGTCATCAACACGCCCAACGGCACCTCCAACGCCAAGTCCGCCCGCATGGACGGCTACGAGATCCGCACGGCCGCGGTGATGGCCAACATCGCCTGCATCACCACGGTCCAGGGCCTCGGCGCCGCGGTGCAGGGCATCGAGGCGCTGCGGCGCGGTGAGATCGACGTACGCAGCCTGCAGGAATGGCGCGACGTCGTCGGCCACCACGACGGCGGGGTGTCGGCCCGGTGA